One genomic region from Cydia pomonella isolate Wapato2018A chromosome 4, ilCydPomo1, whole genome shotgun sequence encodes:
- the LOC133517360 gene encoding uncharacterized protein LOC133517360 produces the protein MIAKVLLQRLWMLKADWDTPVPNDIAKTWTRFVADLSNLKSIRIPRYVLNDNPKHLELHIFCDSSITAYGACAYVRAIDNDNSVTVRLLCAKGKVTPIKPVTLPKLELCAALVAARLYAKIDSSLRSRFNKVVFWSDSTIVLGWLRTPPNLLKTFVQNRVTEIHDLTQNHPWHHVRSENNPADLISRSRPLNSLWSSTFWGQGPEFLRDINFEPNSDLKNNQNNDDLPELKANVSLVCVPNRDNEGCFPFHRFSQFNRLQRTAAYVLRFIYNARNKLSKKTGFLSVDELNESVLLLARLAQYESYRDVHNCLSRKRLLTNKHGASLTKLNLFLDNTNVLRVGGRLENASQFSYEKKHPILISCKHYLAVLLFRFEHKRLLHAAPQLLLFTIKETWWPVGARNLARKIVHDCVMCKRMQGQTLTPIMGNLPRERLEPGYPFIYCGVDYGGPVLVLNRKGRGAKLIKSYICLFVCLVTRAIHLELVSDLSSDGYLLALKRFISRRGKPVEIISDNGKNFVGLMNDFEKFLSSISGDIQEYALSQKIKFRMNPPYASHFGGIYEAGIKSCKYHLRRVVGNAHLTFEQLSTTLTEIEALLNSRPLTPMSSDPNDFLPLSPGHFLIGRPLTAPVCASLSDVPEHRLTRYQRVEQLRQHFWSRWSREYVTELQARSKWRFQSDDLKENTLVVIKEDNAPPLKWSLGRIVKTYPGKDGVSRVADVRMPSGGTVRRAFSKLCPLLQPDC, from the coding sequence ATGATCGCGAAAGTACTTTTACAGAGGTTGTGGATGTTAAAGGCCGATTGGGACACCCCGGTCCCGAACGACATCGCAAAAACATGGACACGATTTGTCGCTGATCTTTCGAATTTAAAGTCAATTCGCATTCCGCGTTACGTATTAAATGACAACCCTAAACATTTAGAGTTGCATATTTTTTGTGATAGTTCTATAACCGCGTACGGAGCGTGCGCTTATGTTCGCGCTATCGATAATGATAACAGTGTTACAGTCAGGTTATTATGCGCAAAAGGGAAGGTGACCCCAATAAAACCAGTGACCCTGCCAAAATTAGAATTATGTGCGGCGCTAGTAGCGGCACGACTATATGCAAAAATAGATAGTTCACTTCGCAGTCGGTTtaacaaagtagtattttgGTCCGATTCCACAATTGTCCTAGGTTGGTTACGCACGCCACCTAACTTACTTAAAACGTTTGTACAAAATAGGGTTACCGAAATACACGATTTAACGCAAAATCATCCCTGGCATCACGTAAGAAGTGAAAACAACCCCGCTGACTTGATCTCGCGATCTCGACCGTTAAATTCGTTGTGGTCTTCTACATTTTGGGGACAAGGCCCAGAGTTCCTTCGCGATATTAATTTCGAGCCTAACTCTGACttaaaaaataaccaaaataaTGACGATTTGCCCGAGCTAAAGGCGAATGTTTCACTTGTTTGTGTACCTAATCGTGACAATGAGGGATGTTTTCCTTTCCATAGATTTTCTCAATTCAATCGTTTACAGCGTACCGCGGCGTATGTTTTGCGATTTATTTATAATGCGCGCAATAAACTTAGCAAAAAAACTGGGTTTTTAAGTGTAGACGAGTTGAATGAATCCGTTCTGTTGCTAGCCAGGCTGGCGCAGTATGAGTCATACCGAGATGTGCATAATTGCTTATCACGTAAACGGCTGTTAACAAACAAACACGGTGCAAGccttactaaattaaatttatttcttgaCAACACGAATGTGTTAAGAGTAGGCGGCCGTTTAGAAAATGCTAGCCAGTTTAGTTACGAGAAAAAACACCCTATTTTAATTTCGTGTAAACATTATTTAGCCGTGCTATTATTTCGTTTCGAACATAAGCGACTGTTGCACGCGGCGCCACAGCTGTTGTTGTTTACTATAAAGGAAACCTGGTGGCCAGTAGGAGCTAGAAATTTAGCACGAAAGATTGTTCATGATTGTGTCATGTGCAAACGGATGCAAGGTCAAACATTGACACCTATCATGGGCAATCTGCCTCGCGAACGATTGGAACCAGGGTATCCGTTCATATACTGCGGCGTGGATTATGGTGGTCCAGTGCTTGTTTTGAATCGCAAAGGTAGGGGTgcgaaattaataaaatcatatatttgtttattcgtATGTTTAGTAACGCGCGCTATTCATTTAGAACTGGTCAGTGACCTCTCGTCTGATGGTTACTTATTAGCATTAAAACGTTTTATATCGCGTAGGGGTAAACCTGTTGAAATAATAAGCGATAATGGAAAAAACTTTGTCGGACTAATGaacgattttgaaaaatttcttTCAAGTATATCTGGCGATATACAAGAGTACGCCTTGTCTCAGAAAATTAAATTTCGCATGAACCCGCCGTACGCCAGTCATTTCGGTGGGATATACGAGGCAGGTATTAAAAGTTGTAAATACCATTTGCGACGCGTTGTAGGCAACGCACATTTGACGTTTGAACAATTAAGCACGACCTTGACCGAGATTGAGGCCTTGCTTAATTCTAGACCACTTACTCCTATGTCATCTGACCCCAACGATTTTTTACCGCTTAGTCCAGGGCATTTCTTGATTGGTCGTCCGCTAACCGCACCTGTGTGCGCTAGCCTGAGCGACGTTCCTGAGCATCGGTTAACGCGTTACCAGAGAGTCGAACAGCTTCGTCAGCATTTCTGGAGTCGTTGGTCGCGAGAGTACGTAACGGAGTTACAAGCCCGATCAAAATGGAGGTTTCAGTCTGATGACCTCAAAGAAAATACGCTTGTCGTCATAAAGGAAGACAATGCTCCCCCGCTAAAATGGAGTTTAGGCCGAATCGTCAAAACGTATCCAGGCAAGGACGGCGTCTCGAGAGTGGCCGACGTAAGGATGCCTTCTGGAGGAACTGTGAGACGCGCTTTCTCGAAACTGTGTCCGCTTCTTCAGCCAGACTGTTAG